A stretch of the Nitrospiria bacterium genome encodes the following:
- a CDS encoding aminomethyltransferase family protein encodes MINKSPLFDIQQAAGAVFMQSGGLEMARSYGNPTLELQAVRKQSGLIDQSHRGKLRLRGKDRTDFLHGMVTNDIKKLTPGTGLYAVFTNEKAKMLSDARIYCLTDALWIDLEPEVTEKILKHLDKYTLASDVTIENLTEVFGLLSIYGPSSQGIVTQMTGSEAPTKELSTVTFFLDGVRSFAARNEIVGEAGYDLYIPIDRMVPTWNRLIGIGEPCGLRPVGLDALDSLRIEAGTPRYGIDMDESNFPMETGLEKKAISYTKGCYIGQETIARADAQGRMNRKLMGLELTAKTVPAKGLPILAPSSVSGGPERVVGNVTSSAESPTLGRVIAMGYLHRDFAEPGKEVTIEGKPAKVVSLPFFTRSY; translated from the coding sequence ATGATTAATAAAAGTCCGTTGTTTGATATACAGCAGGCAGCCGGGGCTGTTTTTATGCAGTCCGGCGGGCTTGAAATGGCCCGTTCATACGGAAATCCAACACTTGAACTTCAGGCCGTCCGGAAACAGTCCGGGCTGATCGATCAATCCCACCGTGGAAAACTCCGTTTAAGAGGCAAGGACCGTACCGACTTTCTTCATGGAATGGTCACGAACGACATCAAAAAACTCACCCCCGGGACCGGACTTTACGCCGTCTTCACAAACGAGAAGGCCAAGATGCTCTCGGACGCTCGAATTTACTGTCTTACCGATGCGCTCTGGATCGACCTCGAGCCCGAGGTGACGGAAAAAATATTAAAACACCTGGATAAATACACGCTGGCCTCTGATGTGACGATTGAAAACCTGACCGAGGTTTTTGGACTCCTCTCGATCTACGGACCGTCATCGCAGGGGATCGTAACGCAAATGACCGGATCCGAGGCCCCGACGAAGGAACTCTCCACGGTGACGTTTTTTCTGGATGGCGTCCGGTCTTTCGCGGCGCGAAACGAGATCGTGGGCGAGGCGGGTTACGACCTTTATATACCGATAGACCGGATGGTCCCGACCTGGAACCGATTGATCGGGATCGGCGAGCCCTGCGGTCTTCGACCGGTCGGTCTGGATGCTTTGGACTCCCTCCGGATCGAGGCCGGCACGCCGCGGTACGGGATCGATATGGATGAATCGAACTTTCCGATGGAAACCGGATTGGAAAAGAAGGCGATCAGCTACACGAAGGGCTGTTACATCGGACAGGAAACGATCGCGCGTGCGGACGCTCAGGGTCGGATGAACAGGAAATTGATGGGATTGGAATTGACCGCGAAAACCGTCCCGGCGAAGGGCCTTCCGATTCTGGCCCCGTCTTCCGTATCCGGAGGTCCTGAGCGCGTGGTCGGGAACGTCACGAGCTCCGCCGAATCCCCGACGCTCGGCCGGGTGATTGCGATGGGATATCTCCATCGCGATTTCGCCGAACCGGGCAAGGAGGTGACGATCGAGGGAAAGCCCGCGAAGGTGGTTTCCCTCCCTTTTTTCACACGATCTTACTAG